The sequence AAATCGATTTATTTgctaaatttgaaattcaaatataaattagaatttgaatagCAGTTGTCAATGGTTTTAGTTAAGAAATTTTCTGGACATTACTATGATGTTTAATACCATCATTGCAagcatattttgttttattacaTTATATATACTTAATTTCCTTTATAAACTTTTGCTTTAAAACGTTTTCTTTCAATATATTAATGTTGTAACGTTATAGATGGAAAGTatcaaaaacttatttctataaaaatattaCTGAATTATTATATGTCATCAGGGATGGAGGCATTAATTGACcaggggggcaatggccccccctaaatttttttttttttttaaatatattagtatatatatatatgcattaaatttaacaattttattctctaaaattatattttgcccctttaacaatatttttgattctttttagaGTAACTTTACAGTTACAAACTTgcctacaacatttttataaattgctgaggtacaaattcttattggttcgcatTTGAGCCTATCACTTACataacttttttacttaccaataatcactcactataTCAACAATATATCTCTAGTACTTTCATCATTTTaaaggccattaaaaaaatttatagatctaaaatttaaaacaacatATTCTAGCCCAAAAACATTTGTGCAACAACAAATAATCACCAatagcaaagctaaaaaaaattaagtccaattaaccaattttactcaaacaattggctccttaaaaagttttaaatagaataattttGCCTTTACCTAGcagatgcaaaaaaaaaaaaaaacttagtagcTAAGAAGTTGCCAAGCTAGAGGTCAGAGTCGTCCCCTTAATTCAAAATCCTGACTCCGTCCCTGTATGTCATAATATGTTACCATATAAACTAGCATTTACTATTTGATTAAATGGAAGTCAAACCTTTTGGCAATattttaaattctgaaattttttgaaCTGCTTGGTATTCAAATTTCAGCCACTTTATGGGCTATTAATTTCAATAGCATTATGACTCCATTTAATTGTTTTCAACGTATAGATTTTGGCAAAAGACAAGTTCACGTCCagctattatattatatatatagaaagagataaaaagttTCAGATATCACCTTATTTGGATTACCAAGCTATATActttcaaaaatcaattttgttattgttctAAACCCATCTATAGCTTCTTACTCATAACAAAATACTTTATCTTTTACTCTAGGGGAAAAGAAAGTGCTATAGAGAGCTTATATCTTATGAGCAGTGTAGACTTGCAAAGATAATCAGCAAAGGTGGCTAGTTTATTGTATCCTAGGGACAATGTGCAGAAATTATTTGTCTAACTACACTAAATAGACCTTAAACGGCATGATTTGTCTTAAGATAGTGATTTGATCCACACCTCATCTCTGTTACCTCTTTTGATAAAATCATATTATGTAATTTTCAAGGAAGAGTCAGGTAATATCTCTCATTTATGTCCAACAATctataggttgtttttgttttccaagTCAAGAATATTTCATCTGGGTCTTGTATTGTTGTTCGTTTTGgcttttaaatataataaatatgattattgcttagtttttgaatttgattgagtTATAGGTTCATATTTCATGGTTTCGGAGATGCTTGAGTCTCTTCTACTCATTGAATGCCGCAacctgagttttttttttttttttttgataaattgcaACAACTTGAggctttttttgataaactatgCAACTTGaggtttttttgataaactgcAGCAACCTGAGGGTTTTTTCTGCAGCAACCACCGAAGGGTTTTTTGATAAACAGCAACCTATTATTTGTTTGATAAACTGTAGCAACCTGAGgtagttctttttcttcttcctttatttgGTGGATATATGATGGCTTGTGGgtgatttgtttttggttgttgcaTTTGGGAGTTTTGAACAACATTTGATGATTTGTTCTAAAAATACACACCATGTGTTTGATGTATTGTTCTATAAGCTTTGTAGTAGCCCAGTGGAGCTAGTGTGCCTATCTTATGCAATGTCAATTAACTAACTTACTTAATCATGGAgtaaaagattgaaaaaatttcaatcaaatctTGATGCAAATAATAGATAGTAGATTGATAATGTTATTTGGATGGTGTCTTGCTGAAGTGGCATAgcatctttttctttccctttttttctagCTGCTCAAAACTTACATTTAATATGAAGCTAAATCATTTTGCAGGGGTAGGATGAAGAATTGGCTCATATTCCTGCAGTTTGTTCCACGGTGCAATCTATTTGTGACTCTCTCCAAAAATTGTCTTGGAATATAGAAGTTCAGacattgatttttcttttcctccccTCTAAATTGCCACAATTAAAACGGTGGTTTGGAACTATTCCATTAGTAGTTTCTTCccatgagaaatttttttagaagatggTGTACAATATTCTATATTGTGAAAACTCTGAAATGTAGTTCTTGATTATGAAGTTCATAatatagcttcttttttttttttttaaataatttaaatggaCGAATTATTGCATAAGCTAATGTTGAATGTGGAGGAAAGCTATAGATGCAAAAAATAGTGGAAACAAATTAAAATGGGAGAAAGTGATTTAccatttttgcttttgttaaatTTCTAGAAATGAGAACGCAAACACCATTGTGATAGTTCAATGTAATATGCTTATGCAACTTTCAATGCCAGGTAATTTTGGGTTTGCAGTACTAAGAGCTTATGATCTATTAGTCTCTTTGAATGGTTCCAATTTTAATGGATGTAAAGGACTAGAGTTTGTGCCTTTTTTGACCTATGTGATAAAAGTATTGTCatatgtgatattggtactGTTTAATACGACAATGGAACTgacaaatgtgagaaaaaaaaaagtgaaccgCCAAATATGACAATGTATGGTCGGATGTGATGTTGACACTACCTAATATATATGACGATAGaacaaatgtaagaaaaaaagaataaagaaaccACCATATATGACAAAAGTTCAATTATATGTAATGTTGGTACTTTCCAATGTGAAGATggatcaaatgtgagaaaaaaaaaagtgaatcaTCGAATTTGACAAAAGTACGGTTAAATATAACGTTGGCACTGCCTAATGTGACGATAGAATTATCAAatttgagaggaaaaaaaaaaaaaaaaaaaaaaaaaggaaaccaccaaatatgacaaaagtagTGTCACACTTGGCAGAAGTTAAAAGGTTATGATATAGAGATGattgtatttatctaaaaatatatatggtaAATGTTTACATATGTTTGTtacgatttaaaaaaaataataataatatacccATAACATACATATaccttttcttctctgtttctgTATTTTTATAtcgaatttttaaaatttacttttttgaaaaatgtcaaaCTATACCTGTTCGTATTCTTGTTGTATTAAACTCGTACCGTATTTTACTAATTCATATCATATAGAAttaaaacaactaaaatttCCCTACTATATATCTGAAATACCAAACATACAATAATCTCAatcatacataaaattttctccattaattgatattttgttCACATGTGACTTGACTTAAAACATGACCTAACCATCAAAATATTTATTCCAACTATCCATATACATGTCATGTCCAAAGAAttttactcacttttctttaaCCTTCCTAACTTTCTTGCATAAAACCAATAATGACATTTAGTGTTTCAAACAAAAACCCTTTAGGATTTGAATCTCCActtaaaatgtattaaaaaactTCCCTTGCAAGAAGGGTACGTAATACTAACTATATACTATTTGACCCaactatggaaaaaaaaaaaaacacaccctAGTTTAACGTGAACAAATAACTGGCTCTTCTGCTATGGTCTCTAACAATGGTTTCCTTGACCTGCACATAGACAACCTAAGCATAAACTCTGGCGACGAAAATTCCTCAATATCATCCAAATTCAACTTTGGTACCGCCACCGCCGTCTCATTTTCCTGCCAATCATCAGCTGTTTTTCCCTCCACCAACTGGGGAACATCTCTAGTCTCCGGAAATGTCCTTATGTTGGCTTCGCCAGAACCACGCTTGGCTGCAGAATTGGCGGTGAGGAACAAGGCACCCATGTCAGCTGCTGTGACAATAGAGTTGAGTCTCTTCATGGGGAACATGACATAAACGTTAGCCATCTCTAGGTCTTCGTCGGCGTTGAGTGCAGAAAACCTTCGTCCAATTTGGAGAGATATTGAGTTTACAACGAAGAAGTTTGGTGTCTCAAGCATGAGTTCAGCTGCTTTAATGGGTGCATGGAATTCTTGAATTTGGCCGCTTGGGAAGATCACTTTTGTGGCTCTAGATTGCTTGCCTCCTGGGCTGGATATAGCACAAGAAACGTAGTTTCCCATATGATATGCCTTTTTTGTGAATGTATATATGTCAAGAAGAGAAATGTAAATAAGCAAAACGGTACTTAAAGAAAACTCGTAGTAGCTAGCTAGATATATATGAGTATGTGGGCTTTGAGTTTGATGAACAAGTAAGAGAAAGAGATCGAAGTGGATTTGTGTTGGGGTTGGAGAGGTTTGAAGGAGAAGAGATGGTTTTGGAGAGGACTTTGTCTTGGGATTAATGAGTCAATTTTGGGAGTACTGGCCGGGGGGTTAACGAAGAGCTAGGTAGTTGGGGAATAATAATGAGTCAATTTTATAAGGCAGTAGCTAGCTAGGAAAAGTCTAAACAAGAAATACACATATGAATATAGAAGATTCTAATAAGGAATGAGCCAGTTGTGTAAAGAAGTTGGGGTTGACATTCTTGCGGGTCCGCGTAGGGAAATTTAAAGAAAGTAACCaaacaatatttattatatattgaaGAAACATATTGGAAGGTACATTTCCAGTTGGTAGTTGATTTTATCATGTATGGTTTATCATTTCCAACAATTGTCCTATCTTAACGTGTGAGACCCACTCCTTTTCCCTTTGTAAagggagttttcttttttttcttttctttctttttctttgggtgTTTATTGGTCTTGGTTGTGTTTCGTATAGAAGTAATACAAACTTTTATGACtttcatatatgtatatattaaaaaaaagactaatgGTTGGATCATCACTTGCTAAGATATATGTCTTTCAGCACcgaaaatggattttttttggaagaatgatcaataattaatatagttataattaaaaaagaacaatCCATTGGGGTTGGCAAAGTGGTTGACTCGGTCTCAAAGTGACTGTTTTGAGTTTGATTAGAAGCTTCTCAGTTTAAGTCTGAACACCAACATTTTGAAAAAACTCCATAAACTAGCGGTGAGaaaccaaaaaactaaaaaaaaaataaaaaaaataaaaagaacaggAAAGCATGTGAACtacgaatatatatatata is a genomic window of Quercus lobata isolate SW786 chromosome 2, ValleyOak3.0 Primary Assembly, whole genome shotgun sequence containing:
- the LOC115965655 gene encoding uncharacterized protein LOC115965655 — its product is MGNYVSCAISSPGGKQSRATKVIFPSGQIQEFHAPIKAAELMLETPNFFVVNSISLQIGRRFSALNADEDLEMANVYVMFPMKRLNSIVTAADMGALFLTANSAAKRGSGEANIRTFPETRDVPQLVEGKTADDWQENETAVAVPKLNLDDIEEFSSPEFMLRLSMCRSRKPLLETIAEEPVICSR